The segment GAGCGGCAACTGAAGAACGGAATGCAGGTTTGCATTTGCCACCCCAAGCTGGTGCAGACGGGGCTCGACTTGCTCGAGTTTCCGACGATTCTGTTCTATTAATGTGAAGTTGTCAAAAATGTGGAGTTGATCGTTGAAAGGCTGCAAAATGGGCCTTCCGTGGGCGTTCGACTCCACATTTAGGCGGTAGCATCGGGAGGGTCGCCAGTTCGGCGATCGAATCCCATTCTGTGAGGTACCGATGCTACAGTCCCTTCTTCCCAGGGCTCATGACAAAGTTCGGACATTGCCGCTTCTGGGGGCAATCGCCGAAGGCTTTGACGACTGGCTCATCGCCAGCGGCTACACGTTGACATCGCGGCGATGCGCGATCCATATGCTGACCCATGTTGACGCCGCTCTGCGCCGACGTCACAGTGGCGACATTGCGAGCCTGACTCACGAGGCAATCCACGCGTCGTGGCGCGATCTGATGAAGGTTTTCCCGAATGGTGCTGGAACTGCGCTTTCGGTAGAGCGATATCTGATAACAGCGGCCGTCTTGACGGCGGGCGGATCGGCGCCGGCGTCTGCAAGTTCCCGAGCCGTGGTCTTGAGTGAGGAGTATGCTGATCACCTTCGAGATGTCCGCGGTTTCGCGGCTTCTACCGTTTCGCACCATCGATATGCGGCTCATTGCTTTCTCGATCATCTCCGAACGAAGGAGACGCCACTCGATTCACTCCAGGCCAAGGACATAGAAGGATACATTGGCCAAGTCGGTAAACGGATCAGCCGGGCCAGCCTTCAACACGAGGTTGCCGTCGTCCGCGGTCTGCTGCGTTATCTCGCAACCGACGGTAGAGCGCCTGTCGGAGTGGATCGCCAGATTGACACCCCGCGGCTGTATCAGATGGAAAAGCTCCCGCGTGCTCTTCCTTGGGATCTGGTGATAGAACTTCTGAAGTCCATCGACACCGGATCCGCGATGGGCCTGCGGGACTACACGATGCTGCTCATGATCGCGACTTATGGCCTGCGCGCCAGCGAGGTCGTGGCCATCACCCTCGACGACATCAGTTGGAGGCAGGGCCGCCTGCGAGTTCATCAGTGCAAGACCTCGGCGCCGTTGGAGTTGCCTCTGACCAACGAAGTTTTGGACGCCTTGGTGAGGCATTTGAAGTGCACTCCTCCGCCCGCGCCGTACCGACGAATCTTCCTCAGAATGCGCGCTCCGATGGGTTTGCTGAAGCCCACGGCGATTGTGGAGGTCTTTCAGTCCGCCGTGCGTCATAGTGGCCTGAAGATCCCCCTTCAAGGCGCGCATTGCCTTCGCCACTCGCTGGCGGTCCACTTATTGAAGAACGGAACCCCGCTCAAGACGATCGGTGACATACTCGGCCATCGCACGGCACAAAGCACGTCCGTTTATCTGCGCCTCGCGACTGGTGACCTCCGTGAAGTGTCTCTGGCTGTTCCTGGAATCCGAGCCAAAGGGGGGCAGTGATGGCGCAACCTCCGGCGTTTTCATCCGTCGTTGCTCCCATCCTCCGAAGGTATGTTGACCTCAAGCAAGCCCTGGGGCGGCGTTTTTCTGCCGTAACATATACGCTCCTGTCGATGGACCGCTGCTTAAATGCCGGAAAGTGCCGCGACTTGAATGCCGACGCTTTTAAGGCTTGGTGCAGGACTCATGAGCACGTTGCCTCCGGTGTCCGCCGCGCGTGGATGTTTGAAGTCTACAACTTCTGTCTCTATCGACGGCGTACCGAACCGCAATGCTTC is part of the Planctomycetia bacterium genome and harbors:
- a CDS encoding tyrosine-type recombinase/integrase; the encoded protein is MPLLGAIAEGFDDWLIASGYTLTSRRCAIHMLTHVDAALRRRHSGDIASLTHEAIHASWRDLMKVFPNGAGTALSVERYLITAAVLTAGGSAPASASSRAVVLSEEYADHLRDVRGFAASTVSHHRYAAHCFLDHLRTKETPLDSLQAKDIEGYIGQVGKRISRASLQHEVAVVRGLLRYLATDGRAPVGVDRQIDTPRLYQMEKLPRALPWDLVIELLKSIDTGSAMGLRDYTMLLMIATYGLRASEVVAITLDDISWRQGRLRVHQCKTSAPLELPLTNEVLDALVRHLKCTPPPAPYRRIFLRMRAPMGLLKPTAIVEVFQSAVRHSGLKIPLQGAHCLRHSLAVHLLKNGTPLKTIGDILGHRTAQSTSVYLRLATGDLREVSLAVPGIRAKGGQ